One part of the Tunicatimonas pelagia genome encodes these proteins:
- the rplA gene encoding 50S ribosomal protein L1 — MAKLGKKQQDVLKKYDLTQSYSLQEATEIVKDITTTKFDASVDIDVNLGVDPRKADQMVRGVVALPHGTGKEVKVLVLCTPEKEAEAKEAGADYVGLDEYIQKIEGGWTDVDVIVTMPTVMAKVGRLGRVLGPRGLMPNPKAGTVTMDIGKAVQDVKAGKIDFKVDKFGIIHASIGKASFDQEKLVANATEMIQTINRLKPSSAKGTYFKSISLSSTMSKGVPVDKNTVPGI, encoded by the coding sequence ATGGCGAAGCTAGGAAAAAAACAACAAGATGTACTGAAGAAATACGACCTTACCCAGTCTTATTCTCTTCAAGAAGCTACTGAAATTGTTAAAGATATTACTACTACTAAGTTTGATGCTTCGGTAGATATAGACGTGAATTTGGGTGTAGACCCCCGCAAAGCCGACCAAATGGTTCGGGGTGTGGTGGCACTACCGCATGGTACCGGCAAGGAGGTAAAAGTATTAGTGCTTTGTACTCCTGAAAAAGAGGCTGAAGCGAAAGAAGCTGGTGCTGATTACGTCGGGTTAGACGAATACATTCAGAAGATTGAAGGAGGTTGGACTGATGTGGATGTTATTGTTACCATGCCTACTGTAATGGCAAAAGTGGGACGCTTGGGTAGAGTATTAGGCCCACGTGGGTTAATGCCTAACCCGAAGGCGGGTACGGTAACGATGGACATTGGAAAAGCCGTGCAGGATGTGAAAGCTGGTAAGATTGACTTTAAAGTTGATAAGTTTGGTATTATCCACGCTAGCATCGGAAAAGCTTCTTTTGACCAAGAGAAATTAGTAGCTAACGCTACCGAGATGATTCAGACCATTAATCGGTTGAAGCCTTCTTCAGCAAAAGGAACTTATTTCAAGAGCATTTCATTATCGAGCACTATGAGCAAAGGAGTGCCCGTAGACAAAAACACCGTTCCAGGTATATAA
- the rplL gene encoding 50S ribosomal protein L7/L12 — protein sequence MADLKDFAEQLVNLSVKEVNELANILKEEYGIEPAAAAAVAAAPAGGGGEGGGAEEQTEFDVILKAPGGSKLAVVKLVKELTGLGLKEAKALVDGAPTEVKQGLPKDEAEGLKKQLEEAGAEVEIK from the coding sequence ATGGCAGATCTGAAAGACTTCGCAGAACAACTGGTTAACTTATCAGTGAAAGAAGTAAACGAGTTGGCGAACATTCTGAAAGAAGAATATGGTATAGAGCCGGCTGCTGCCGCAGCTGTTGCCGCAGCTCCCGCTGGTGGCGGTGGTGAAGGCGGTGGCGCTGAAGAACAAACTGAGTTTGATGTAATTCTTAAAGCTCCGGGCGGATCTAAATTGGCGGTAGTGAAACTTGTGAAGGAACTTACTGGTTTAGGTTTGAAAGAAGCTAAAGCATTAGTAGACGGTGCGCCTACCGAAGTAAAGCAAGGACTTCCTAAAGATGAAGCCGAAGGCTTGAAAAAGCAGTTAGAAGAAGCCGGTGCTGAAGTAGAAATTAAGTAA
- the rplJ gene encoding 50S ribosomal protein L10, translating to MTREEKGVLIDDLAEKLRNTSYFYVADTGGLSVKEINEFRAMCFQRGIEYKIFKNTLIRKALEQLDTDYEPFHDALKGTSGIMFSAETSNAPAKVIKEYRKKGGDAEKPALKAASIDSDLFIGEEHLDMLSSLKSKDELLGEVITLLQSPAKNVISALQSGKNKLAGIVKTLSEREES from the coding sequence ATGACTAGAGAAGAAAAAGGAGTCCTGATCGATGATCTTGCCGAGAAGCTTCGTAACACCAGTTACTTCTACGTAGCCGATACCGGAGGGCTATCAGTAAAGGAAATTAATGAATTTCGGGCAATGTGCTTTCAGCGAGGTATTGAGTACAAAATTTTCAAAAACACCCTGATTCGTAAAGCCCTAGAACAGCTCGATACTGATTACGAACCCTTTCACGATGCTTTGAAAGGTACGTCAGGCATAATGTTCTCAGCCGAAACGAGTAACGCGCCGGCTAAAGTTATTAAGGAGTACCGTAAGAAAGGAGGCGATGCCGAAAAGCCAGCGCTGAAAGCGGCTTCAATTGATTCGGATTTATTCATCGGTGAGGAGCATTTGGATATGCTAAGCTCATTGAAGTCTAAGGACGAACTTTTAGGCGAAGTAATTACGTTACTTCAATCTCCTGCCAAAAACGTTATTTCTGCTCTTCAGAGTGGTAAAAACAAGCTGGCGGGTATCGTTAAAACCCTGTCTGAGCGCGAAGAGTCTTAG
- the tuf gene encoding elongation factor Tu: MAKETFDRSKPHLNIGTIGHVDHGKTTLTAAITTVLAGKGLAELKDFASIDNAPEEKERGITINTSHVEYQTENRHYAHVDCPGHADYVKNMVTGAAQMDGAILVVAATDGPMPQTREHILLARQVGVPAIVVFMNKVDLVDDAELLELVEMEIRELLSFYEFPGDDIPVIQGSALGALNGESQWVEKVDELMSAVDEYIPMPERLVDLDFLMPVEDVFSITGRGTVATGRIERGVINSGDAVDILGMGAENLKSTVTGVEMFRKILDRGEAGDNVGLLLRGIEKTQIRRGMVIAKPGSVTPHAKFKAEVYVLSKEEGGRHTPFFKKYRPQFYFRTTDVTGEITLPDNVEMVMPGDNVSITVELISPVAMEKGLRFAIREGGRTVGAGQVTEITD, encoded by the coding sequence ATGGCTAAAGAAACCTTTGACCGTTCCAAACCGCACTTAAATATCGGTACTATCGGTCACGTTGACCACGGTAAAACAACGTTAACTGCTGCTATCACCACCGTACTGGCCGGGAAAGGTCTAGCAGAACTAAAAGACTTTGCGTCTATCGATAATGCTCCGGAAGAAAAAGAACGGGGTATTACCATCAACACTTCTCACGTTGAGTACCAAACTGAGAACCGTCACTACGCTCACGTTGACTGCCCCGGTCACGCTGACTACGTAAAGAACATGGTTACTGGAGCGGCTCAAATGGATGGTGCTATTTTAGTAGTAGCAGCTACTGATGGACCAATGCCTCAAACCCGCGAGCATATCCTATTAGCTCGTCAGGTTGGTGTACCGGCTATCGTAGTATTTATGAACAAGGTAGACTTGGTAGATGATGCTGAGCTACTGGAGCTGGTAGAAATGGAAATCCGCGAATTGCTTTCTTTCTACGAATTCCCTGGCGATGATATTCCGGTAATTCAGGGCTCGGCACTGGGCGCATTGAACGGCGAATCTCAGTGGGTTGAGAAAGTTGATGAGCTAATGAGCGCGGTAGATGAGTATATTCCAATGCCTGAGCGTTTGGTTGATCTTGACTTTCTAATGCCCGTTGAAGATGTATTCTCAATTACTGGGCGAGGAACAGTAGCTACTGGCCGTATCGAGCGAGGAGTAATCAACTCGGGTGATGCAGTTGATATCTTAGGTATGGGAGCTGAAAACTTGAAGTCTACTGTAACTGGGGTTGAGATGTTCCGTAAGATTCTTGATCGTGGTGAAGCCGGTGATAACGTTGGTTTGCTACTGCGTGGTATTGAGAAAACACAAATCCGTCGCGGAATGGTAATTGCCAAGCCGGGTTCAGTTACTCCTCACGCGAAATTCAAAGCTGAGGTATACGTTCTTTCTAAGGAAGAAGGTGGTCGCCACACTCCTTTCTTTAAGAAATATCGTCCTCAATTTTACTTCCGTACTACTGACGTAACTGGTGAGATTACATTACCTGACAATGTTGAGATGGTAATGCCTGGTGATAACGTTTCTATCACGGTAGAATTGATTTCGCCGGTAGCGATGGAAAAAGGACTACGCTTTGCGATTCGTGAAGGTGGACGTACGGTAGGTGCGGGTCAGGTAACTGAAATTACTGATTAA
- the rpoB gene encoding DNA-directed RNA polymerase subunit beta, with the protein MANVKNSKNQASLTAGLPNRISFASIGKVLDYPDFLNVQLQSFQDFLQIDTPAEQRRNEGLYKVFSENFPITDSRENFVLEFIDYVIDPPKYSVDESIDRGLTYSVPLKAKLRLSCNDEDNEDFETIEQEVFLGNIPYMTTKGSFIINGAERVIVSQLHRSPGVFFAQSKHTNGTKLYSARIIPFKGSWIEFATDVNNVMYAYIDRKKKFPVTTLLRAIGYGLDKDILNLFELSEEVEANEKNLKQYEGRKLAARVLRTWTEDFVDEDTGEVVSIDRNEVLLERDSVLQEEDINTILESGTDSIILHREDVNVTDYSIIYNTLQKDPSNSEKEAVEQIYRQLRNTEAPDEQTARDIIQSLFFSDKRYDLGEVGRYRINKKLDLEIESDIRVLTKEDIIKIVKYLIGLINSKAVVDDIDHLSNRRVRTVGEQLYSQFGVGLARMARTIKERMNVRDNEDFKPVDLINARTLSSVINSFFGTNQLSQFMDQTNPLAEVTHKRRMSALGPGGLSRERAGFEVRDVHYTHYGRLCTIETPEGPNIGLISSLCVHAKVNTMGFIETPYRKVNEGIVTKDVVYLTAEEEDTHNIAQANAPIEDSGKFVNETVKARYEGDFPVVGPDDLTYMDIAPNQIVSVAASLIPFLEHDDANRALMGSNMQRQAVPLLKPQAPIVGTGLEGRVAQDSRSLIVAEGDGEIHYVDSKKITVRYDLTDDERLVNFGDDLKTYELIKFRRTNQDTCVNLKPIVLKGERVTQGQVLCEGFATENGELALGRNLLVAFMPWQGYNFEDAIVISERVVRDDVFTSVHIEEFELEVRDTKRGEEELTSEIPNVSEDAVRNLDENGIIRTGAAVKEGDILIGKITPKGETDPTPEEKLLRAIFGDKAGDVKDASLRASPSLRGTVIDTKLFSRPKKDKDLRAKARKEVETLKSRFKNDILAVRGEMIDKMVSLLDGKNSQGIKHKFGDEIMSKGVKFNRQNIENNLFPDKNIYRDESSYSIPEEANLIADIIVDDWTGDERIDRMVGELVKNYNNRRNEVTARFKRERFTLEVGDELPAGIVQLAKVYVAKKRKLKVGDKMAGRHGNKGVVAKIVREEDMPFQADGTPVDIVLNPLGVPSRMNIGQIYETVLGWAGLKLHKRYATPIFDGATMEDVTKELKDAKLPDYGRTYLYDGLSGVRFDQKVTVGVIYMLKLGHLVDDKMHARSIGPYSLITQQPLGGKAQFGGQRFGEMEVWALEAFGAANVLQEILTVKSDDVVGRAKAYEAIVKGENLPRPNIPESFNVLVHELRGLALEITLD; encoded by the coding sequence TTGGCTAACGTAAAAAATTCTAAAAACCAAGCCAGCCTTACCGCTGGCCTTCCTAACCGTATTAGCTTTGCTTCTATTGGAAAGGTACTAGATTACCCCGATTTTCTTAATGTTCAACTGCAATCTTTTCAGGATTTCCTGCAGATTGATACCCCCGCTGAGCAGCGAAGAAACGAAGGGCTATATAAAGTATTTTCGGAAAATTTTCCGATCACCGACTCTCGGGAGAACTTTGTTCTTGAGTTCATAGATTACGTAATTGATCCACCGAAATATTCGGTAGATGAATCCATAGATCGCGGGTTAACATATTCCGTCCCGCTCAAAGCAAAGCTACGTTTATCGTGCAACGATGAAGATAACGAAGACTTTGAGACCATAGAACAAGAGGTGTTTTTGGGTAACATCCCGTACATGACTACCAAAGGTTCTTTTATTATCAACGGGGCTGAGCGTGTTATCGTATCACAGCTGCACCGATCTCCGGGAGTGTTCTTCGCTCAAAGCAAGCATACCAACGGTACCAAGCTGTATTCAGCACGAATTATTCCGTTTAAGGGTTCGTGGATTGAGTTTGCTACAGATGTGAACAATGTGATGTATGCGTATATTGACCGAAAAAAGAAGTTTCCGGTAACTACGCTGTTGCGCGCCATTGGCTATGGATTAGATAAAGACATTCTCAACCTTTTTGAGCTTTCTGAAGAGGTCGAGGCCAATGAAAAAAACCTGAAGCAGTACGAAGGGCGAAAGTTAGCCGCAAGAGTGCTACGTACCTGGACAGAAGATTTCGTAGATGAAGATACTGGAGAGGTAGTTTCTATTGACCGAAACGAAGTATTACTGGAACGAGACTCAGTACTTCAGGAAGAAGATATTAACACCATTCTTGAGTCTGGAACAGATTCTATCATTCTGCATCGCGAGGATGTGAATGTGACAGACTACTCAATAATCTATAATACGCTTCAGAAAGACCCGTCTAACTCGGAGAAAGAAGCGGTTGAGCAAATCTATCGTCAGCTTCGTAATACTGAGGCACCTGATGAGCAAACCGCTCGGGACATTATTCAGAGTCTGTTCTTTAGCGACAAGCGTTATGATTTGGGCGAGGTAGGACGTTACCGAATTAACAAAAAATTAGACTTAGAGATAGAATCTGATATTCGGGTACTAACCAAAGAAGATATCATCAAAATTGTTAAGTACCTAATTGGGTTGATTAACTCTAAGGCGGTGGTAGATGATATTGACCACTTGAGTAACCGACGGGTACGAACCGTGGGTGAGCAGCTGTATAGCCAGTTTGGAGTAGGTTTGGCGCGGATGGCTCGAACCATCAAAGAGCGGATGAACGTACGGGACAACGAGGATTTCAAACCCGTTGATCTTATCAACGCCCGAACGCTTTCTTCGGTAATCAATTCCTTCTTCGGAACCAACCAGCTTTCGCAGTTTATGGATCAGACCAACCCACTAGCGGAAGTGACCCACAAGCGAAGAATGTCAGCCTTAGGGCCGGGTGGTCTGTCCCGAGAGCGAGCCGGTTTTGAGGTACGTGATGTTCACTACACCCACTACGGTCGTTTGTGTACAATTGAGACTCCAGAAGGTCCGAACATTGGGCTAATCTCATCACTATGCGTTCACGCCAAAGTGAATACGATGGGCTTCATTGAAACCCCGTACCGTAAAGTAAATGAGGGGATTGTTACCAAAGATGTAGTATACCTGACGGCCGAAGAAGAAGACACACATAATATCGCCCAAGCAAACGCCCCGATTGAAGACAGTGGGAAATTTGTAAACGAAACGGTGAAAGCCCGTTACGAAGGTGACTTCCCGGTGGTGGGTCCCGATGATCTTACCTACATGGATATTGCGCCCAACCAAATTGTATCGGTAGCCGCTTCGCTTATTCCGTTTTTGGAACATGATGATGCTAACCGGGCTTTGATGGGATCAAACATGCAGCGACAAGCTGTGCCTTTGCTAAAACCTCAGGCTCCAATTGTGGGAACTGGGTTAGAAGGACGGGTGGCACAAGACTCTCGCTCACTGATTGTAGCCGAAGGCGATGGTGAAATCCACTACGTTGATTCTAAGAAGATTACTGTAAGGTATGACTTGACCGACGATGAGCGATTGGTGAACTTTGGCGACGACTTGAAAACCTACGAGTTGATTAAGTTCCGTCGTACTAACCAGGATACTTGCGTGAACCTCAAGCCTATTGTGCTAAAAGGGGAGCGAGTAACGCAAGGTCAAGTTCTCTGCGAAGGATTCGCTACTGAAAACGGAGAGTTAGCATTAGGCCGAAACCTGCTGGTGGCTTTCATGCCTTGGCAGGGATATAATTTTGAAGATGCGATTGTAATCTCAGAAAGAGTAGTGCGCGACGATGTGTTTACATCAGTACATATTGAGGAGTTTGAATTAGAAGTGCGGGACACCAAGCGCGGAGAGGAAGAACTAACTTCGGAGATTCCTAACGTGAGTGAAGATGCGGTTAGGAATCTGGATGAAAATGGTATCATCCGTACCGGTGCAGCAGTAAAAGAAGGCGATATTCTGATTGGTAAGATCACCCCGAAAGGAGAGACTGATCCAACGCCGGAGGAAAAGCTGCTTCGTGCTATTTTTGGCGATAAAGCTGGGGATGTGAAAGATGCCTCATTACGGGCTTCTCCTTCGCTTCGAGGAACTGTAATTGACACCAAACTTTTCTCGCGTCCTAAAAAGGATAAAGACCTGCGAGCCAAAGCCCGAAAAGAGGTAGAAACGCTGAAATCTCGCTTTAAGAATGATATTCTGGCTGTGCGAGGGGAGATGATCGATAAGATGGTTTCTCTGCTAGATGGTAAAAACTCTCAAGGGATTAAGCATAAGTTCGGCGATGAGATTATGTCGAAGGGTGTGAAGTTTAACCGCCAGAATATTGAGAATAATCTGTTTCCAGATAAAAATATCTACCGAGACGAAAGTTCGTACAGCATTCCTGAAGAAGCTAATCTGATTGCGGATATTATTGTTGACGACTGGACTGGCGACGAACGCATTGACCGTATGGTGGGTGAGCTGGTGAAAAACTATAACAATCGTCGTAATGAGGTAACAGCACGGTTCAAGCGAGAGCGATTTACCCTGGAGGTAGGCGATGAACTGCCAGCAGGTATTGTGCAGTTAGCTAAAGTGTACGTAGCCAAAAAGCGAAAGCTTAAAGTGGGAGATAAGATGGCGGGACGCCACGGAAATAAAGGAGTGGTTGCCAAAATTGTGCGGGAAGAAGACATGCCATTCCAAGCCGATGGCACTCCGGTAGATATTGTGTTGAACCCACTAGGGGTGCCCTCCCGGATGAATATCGGTCAAATCTATGAGACCGTATTGGGGTGGGCCGGACTGAAACTTCACAAACGTTACGCTACGCCGATTTTTGACGGAGCTACGATGGAGGACGTTACTAAGGAGTTAAAAGACGCCAAGCTACCCGACTACGGACGAACCTATTTATACGACGGATTGTCGGGAGTGCGGTTCGACCAGAAAGTAACCGTAGGAGTAATCTATATGCTTAAACTGGGACACTTGGTAGACGATAAGATGCACGCTCGCTCTATTGGGCCGTACTCGCTCATCACGCAGCAGCCATTGGGTGGTAAAGCTCAATTCGGGGGACAGCGTTTTGGTGAGATGGAGGTATGGGCACTGGAAGCCTTCGGAGCAGCTAACGTGTTACAGGAGATCCTAACAGTGAAATCTGACGATGTGGTAGGACGGGCTAAAGCCTACGAAGCCATTGTGAAGGGGGAAAACCTGCCTCGTCCGAATATTCCGGAGTCATTCAACGTACTCGTTCACGAGCTGCGAGGTTTGGCCTTGGAAATTACATTAGACTAA
- the secE gene encoding preprotein translocase subunit SecE → MNNVVEFIRASYQEMSEKVTWPSYSSLQRSSFLVLVASLIFALLIGVIDLGFENAMKWFYNAF, encoded by the coding sequence ATGAATAATGTTGTTGAATTTATCCGAGCCTCTTACCAAGAGATGAGCGAAAAGGTTACTTGGCCTTCTTATTCATCATTGCAAAGGAGTTCGTTTCTAGTACTGGTAGCTTCATTAATCTTTGCATTACTGATTGGAGTCATTGATCTCGGCTTTGAAAATGCGATGAAGTGGTTTTATAACGCATTCTAA
- the nusG gene encoding transcription termination/antitermination protein NusG — MVDPKWYVIRAVSGKERKVREYLEHEIKVNKLEEFVPQVIIPSEKVMEMRNGKKRVRERQFFPGYILVSADLKNGEVLHMINNVPNVIGFLSAKGTSTARSQEPPVPLRESEINRILGRVDEAEEEDIKMDTPYIVGEEVKVMDGPFSGFIGNIEEIFEERRKLKVMVKIFGRNTPVELNYMQVEKVDNSGNNG; from the coding sequence ATGGTCGATCCAAAATGGTATGTGATCCGTGCAGTAAGCGGAAAAGAGCGTAAGGTTCGGGAGTACCTCGAGCACGAGATCAAAGTGAACAAGTTAGAAGAGTTTGTACCTCAGGTGATTATTCCGTCGGAGAAGGTGATGGAAATGCGAAACGGTAAAAAGCGGGTGCGGGAGCGTCAGTTTTTTCCGGGATATATTCTGGTGTCGGCTGATTTGAAGAATGGAGAAGTGCTGCACATGATTAATAATGTGCCCAATGTAATTGGGTTTTTGAGTGCCAAGGGAACAAGTACAGCCCGTTCACAAGAGCCACCTGTGCCTTTGCGTGAATCAGAGATTAATCGCATTTTAGGTCGAGTTGACGAGGCGGAGGAAGAGGATATTAAAATGGATACCCCGTACATAGTGGGTGAAGAGGTGAAGGTAATGGATGGGCCATTTAGCGGGTTCATCGGTAACATTGAAGAGATTTTTGAAGAGCGCCGGAAGTTGAAAGTGATGGTGAAGATATTTGGCCGTAACACTCCGGTAGAGCTTAATTATATGCAAGTTGAAAAAGTAGATAATAGCGGTAACAATGGCTAA
- a CDS encoding M1 family metallopeptidase, producing MKPTSSVSIRQIVVIGLCISTVGFSACKVEQIAATQPTNIDNPNVESDSVATELLLEMEEVVALPYQAAEAREHDLLHTKLEVRFDWDKHYLHGKATLQLKPYFYPQSTVNLDAKGFDIHAVHLLKGDPSQPQPLSYEYDSLILQIALDKTYSRDESYLLVIDYTAKPDEFEAGGSEAIKSDKGLYFIDEPSPQIWTQGETEASSRWFPTIDTPNERCTQEMFITVDNRYVTLSNGTLVYSQVDEESEPVPLRTDYWKMDQPHAPYLFMMAVGEFAVVEDQWNEMSVNYYIDSAYAAYADDIFGRTPEMLSFFSEKLGVKYPWSKYAQVIVQDFVSGAMENTTASVFYDALLVDDRELLDNHWDDIIAHELFHHWFGDLVTCESWANLPLNESFATYSEYLWSEHYYGKDEAEYDRWEKLQNYLSEAEGKKVDLIRYRYADKEDMFDRHSYDKGSLILHMLRNYVGDEAFFAALELYLTRHAYTSVEIHDLRIAFEEVTGQDLNWFFNQWFLNSGHPVFDIQQGFGDGQLTLTITQLQDTETAPIYQIPITVDVWVNDKRSSYELWINEPYQEFTIAADTTPQLVLFDAEGALLAEVYHNKSEEEWAYQFRNTNHFMHQLTSLQTLVNDSTATVTPVILTEALDDDFWMIRRLAINALEDQLSGSDSTLLLKIERLARNDEKSLLRADAINALATINAEHYQNLFQQALQDSSYAVIGTAIAAYAKTSAPDKSARFAPFQAFTNFNTVMALADYFVSEGVAGQYPWFEEKTAQVSDETLYYFLNYLAQYLVATNDPSSTQQGIQLLADRARNHPQYYIRLTAYRGLLFFSDQPEVNEMLQTIRDAEQDERLKALYQSSGY from the coding sequence CCTACCAAGCCGCCGAGGCTCGCGAACACGATTTGCTACATACTAAACTAGAGGTGCGTTTTGATTGGGATAAGCACTACCTTCACGGTAAAGCCACGCTTCAATTAAAACCGTATTTCTATCCTCAGTCCACCGTAAATTTAGATGCTAAAGGCTTCGATATTCACGCCGTTCATTTACTGAAAGGCGACCCAAGCCAGCCACAACCACTGTCGTACGAATACGATAGCTTGATTCTTCAGATCGCTTTAGACAAAACCTATTCGCGTGATGAGTCTTATCTACTGGTCATTGATTATACGGCTAAGCCCGACGAGTTTGAAGCTGGCGGAAGCGAGGCCATTAAATCGGATAAAGGGTTGTATTTTATCGATGAACCCTCGCCTCAAATCTGGACGCAGGGCGAAACCGAAGCTAGTTCGCGTTGGTTCCCCACCATTGATACCCCCAATGAACGTTGCACGCAAGAAATGTTTATTACGGTAGATAACCGCTACGTGACGCTATCGAATGGAACATTAGTGTATTCGCAGGTTGATGAAGAGAGTGAGCCGGTACCTTTACGAACGGACTATTGGAAAATGGATCAACCGCACGCGCCTTACTTATTTATGATGGCTGTGGGAGAGTTTGCGGTAGTAGAAGACCAGTGGAATGAAATGTCGGTTAACTATTATATTGATTCGGCTTACGCGGCTTACGCCGACGATATTTTTGGTCGAACTCCCGAGATGCTTTCGTTCTTTTCCGAAAAACTAGGAGTAAAATATCCCTGGTCTAAGTACGCTCAGGTAATTGTACAGGACTTTGTTTCGGGAGCGATGGAGAATACTACCGCTTCGGTTTTTTATGATGCCTTGCTGGTAGATGACCGCGAATTGCTAGACAATCATTGGGATGATATTATCGCCCATGAGCTATTTCATCACTGGTTTGGCGATCTGGTCACCTGCGAGTCTTGGGCCAACCTTCCGCTGAACGAGTCGTTCGCTACTTACAGCGAGTACCTCTGGAGTGAGCATTACTACGGAAAGGATGAAGCGGAGTACGACCGCTGGGAAAAACTACAAAACTATCTGTCGGAAGCCGAAGGTAAAAAAGTTGACCTGATTCGCTATCGCTACGCAGATAAGGAGGATATGTTCGATCGGCACTCCTACGATAAAGGTAGCCTAATACTGCATATGCTACGCAACTACGTGGGCGACGAAGCCTTCTTCGCTGCCCTTGAGCTGTACTTGACCCGCCACGCCTATACTTCAGTAGAAATCCACGACTTACGAATAGCATTTGAGGAAGTGACCGGGCAGGATTTGAACTGGTTTTTCAATCAGTGGTTTCTGAATTCTGGCCATCCGGTATTTGATATACAGCAAGGCTTTGGAGATGGGCAATTGACACTTACTATTACGCAACTTCAGGATACTGAAACGGCGCCAATCTACCAGATTCCGATTACGGTAGATGTATGGGTAAATGATAAACGAAGTAGCTACGAACTATGGATTAATGAGCCGTATCAAGAATTTACGATTGCTGCTGACACAACCCCACAGCTAGTACTCTTTGATGCCGAAGGAGCACTATTAGCTGAGGTCTACCACAATAAGTCGGAGGAAGAATGGGCGTATCAATTTCGTAATACTAATCATTTTATGCACCAATTGACCAGCTTGCAGACGTTGGTCAACGATTCTACTGCTACAGTTACTCCGGTAATCTTAACCGAAGCTTTAGACGATGATTTCTGGATGATCCGGCGACTTGCCATCAATGCTTTGGAAGACCAGCTGAGCGGTAGTGACAGTACGCTGCTACTGAAAATTGAGAGGCTAGCCCGTAACGATGAGAAATCATTGCTGAGGGCCGATGCTATTAATGCGTTGGCTACTATCAATGCTGAACATTATCAAAACTTATTTCAGCAGGCACTACAAGATTCTAGTTACGCCGTAATAGGTACGGCCATTGCTGCTTACGCTAAAACTTCGGCACCTGATAAATCTGCTCGCTTTGCACCTTTCCAAGCGTTTACTAATTTCAATACGGTAATGGCTTTAGCCGACTACTTTGTGTCTGAAGGGGTGGCCGGTCAGTACCCTTGGTTTGAAGAAAAGACGGCTCAGGTTTCGGATGAGACATTATACTATTTTCTAAACTATTTAGCGCAGTATTTAGTCGCAACCAACGATCCGTCATCCACTCAACAGGGCATTCAACTGTTGGCTGATCGGGCGCGTAATCATCCGCAATATTACATTCGGCTTACGGCTTACCGCGGACTGCTATTTTTTAGCGATCAGCCCGAAGTTAATGAAATGTTACAGACTATTCGAGACGCGGAGCAAGACGAGCGGCTCAAGGCTTTGTACCAATCAAGCGGTTACTAA
- the rplK gene encoding 50S ribosomal protein L11, whose amino-acid sequence MAKEISGYLKLQIRGGQANPSPPVGPALGSKGLNIMEFCKQFNARTQDKPGQLLPVLVTIYTDKSFDFVIKTPPAAALLMQAAKLKKGSAEPNRAKVGSVTWDQVKEIAETKMPDLNAFKVESAMKMVAGTARSMGLRVTGKAPWA is encoded by the coding sequence ATGGCTAAAGAAATAAGCGGATACTTAAAACTACAGATTCGCGGTGGGCAAGCAAATCCATCCCCTCCCGTAGGTCCAGCCCTAGGTAGTAAGGGATTGAATATCATGGAGTTCTGTAAGCAATTTAATGCACGAACCCAAGATAAGCCCGGGCAATTACTTCCGGTACTAGTAACAATTTATACCGACAAGTCTTTTGACTTTGTAATCAAGACTCCTCCTGCTGCGGCTCTGCTAATGCAAGCTGCCAAGCTGAAGAAGGGATCGGCTGAGCCTAACCGGGCTAAAGTAGGCAGCGTTACTTGGGATCAAGTGAAAGAAATTGCTGAAACCAAGATGCCCGATTTAAATGCATTTAAAGTAGAGTCGGCGATGAAAATGGTAGCTGGCACTGCTCGGAGTATGGGGTTAAGAGTAACTGGAAAAGCTCCTTGGGCGTAA